In Symphalangus syndactylus isolate Jambi chromosome 15, NHGRI_mSymSyn1-v2.1_pri, whole genome shotgun sequence, the following are encoded in one genomic region:
- the SMIM2 gene encoding small integral membrane protein 2, with product MEAGERIDASQLPHGVLETRGHAISILFGFWTSFICDTYIVLPWISKIKGSPDVSASSDEPYARIQQSRRQCHAEEDQSQVPEAGDISTLSSLEEAILIEPLYCSYFDMRIFWYGSKIQPINVQLFKK from the coding sequence atggaggctggggagaggatTGATGCCAGCCAGCTGCCTCACGGGGTGCTGGAAACACGTGGCCATGCCATTAGCATCCTGTTCGGCTTCTGGACCAGTTTCATCTGTGACACCTACATAGTCCTCCCCTGGATCAGCAAGATAAAAGGCAGCCCTGATGTTAGTGCCTCCTCTGATGAGCCATACGCAAGAATCCAGCAGAGCAGAAGGCAATGCCACGCAGAAGAGGACCAAAGTCAGGTGCCAGAAGCAGGTGACATCTCCACTCTCAGTTCTTTGGAGGAAGCTATTTTAATAGAACCACTTTACTGCAGCTATTTTGACATGAGGATATTTTGGTATGGCTCAAAAATTCAGCCGATAAatgttcagctttttaaaaaataa